The Lacipirellula parvula genome window below encodes:
- a CDS encoding ADP-ribosylglycohydrolase family protein, with translation MELLTRQRGCLLGLACGDAVGTTVEFSAPGTFAPVTDMTGGGPFALPVGAWTDDTSMALCLAKSLIETGAFDPVDQMKRYCRWQDEGYLSSTGRCFDIGLTVRAALDRFRRTGDPFSGSTSLTTAGNGSIMRLAPIPIAYQRQSEEAVRIAGESSRTTHSAAECVEACQLLTQMILAAFAGQSKEAVLLAGADWEFGSPKVRAIARGEYRTKPSEEIVGSGYVIASLEAAAWCLGNTTTYREAILAAANLGDDADTTAAVCGQLAGAFYGEEGIPETWLAKLTMAAEIGGAAEELASLFP, from the coding sequence ATGGAACTACTGACTCGACAGCGCGGGTGTTTGTTGGGATTAGCGTGCGGCGATGCGGTGGGAACTACCGTCGAGTTCAGCGCTCCCGGCACGTTTGCGCCGGTCACGGACATGACGGGCGGCGGCCCGTTTGCTTTGCCGGTTGGCGCGTGGACCGACGACACGTCGATGGCGCTTTGCTTGGCGAAGAGTTTGATCGAGACCGGTGCGTTCGATCCCGTCGATCAAATGAAACGTTACTGTCGTTGGCAGGATGAGGGATATCTCAGCAGCACGGGACGTTGCTTTGATATTGGATTGACGGTTCGAGCGGCGCTCGACCGATTTCGACGGACCGGCGATCCGTTCAGCGGCAGTACGTCGCTAACGACCGCGGGCAATGGCAGCATCATGCGGTTGGCGCCGATCCCCATCGCGTACCAGCGCCAGTCGGAGGAGGCGGTGCGAATCGCCGGCGAGAGCTCGCGTACGACGCACAGCGCCGCGGAGTGCGTCGAGGCATGCCAGCTGCTGACGCAAATGATTCTGGCGGCGTTTGCAGGCCAATCAAAGGAAGCGGTTCTGCTCGCCGGGGCGGATTGGGAGTTTGGGTCGCCAAAGGTTCGCGCCATTGCTCGCGGCGAGTATCGCACAAAACCGAGCGAGGAGATTGTAGGATCAGGGTACGTGATCGCGAGCCTCGAAGCAGCGGCTTGGTGCTTGGGAAACACGACGACCTATCGAGAGGCGATTCTCGCGGCGGCCAATCTCGGCGACGACGCTGACACGACGGCCGCCGTGTGCGGGCAACTGGCGGGAGCGTTTTACGGAGAGGAAGGGATTCCCGAAACTTGGCTCGCGAAGTTGACGATGGCGGCAGAAATTGGCGGCGCTGCTGAGGAACTGGCGAGCTTGTTCCCGTGA
- a CDS encoding ester cyclase, translated as MRNNAEIVREFIDEVLNKNRIDAAGDYFCEDMVELAPFPGQGPGLAGLQDVLRQLRVAFPDIHWTVEEQLADGDRVLTRFVWKGTHRGIFLGVPATDRPASVWGMVIDRLHEGKIKETRIIMDMLGLMMQLGVVGP; from the coding sequence ATGCGAAACAATGCCGAGATCGTTCGCGAGTTCATCGATGAAGTCTTGAACAAGAATCGAATCGATGCCGCGGGCGATTACTTCTGTGAAGACATGGTCGAACTGGCGCCCTTTCCTGGCCAGGGGCCGGGGCTGGCGGGTTTGCAGGACGTGTTGCGGCAGCTGCGCGTCGCGTTCCCTGATATTCACTGGACCGTCGAAGAACAATTGGCCGACGGCGATCGCGTGTTGACGCGATTCGTGTGGAAGGGGACCCATCGCGGGATATTTCTCGGGGTTCCGGCGACCGATCGCCCGGCAAGCGTGTGGGGGATGGTGATCGATCGGCTGCACGAGGGAAAGATCAAGGAGACCCGCATCATCATGGACATGCTGGGATTGATGATGCAGTTGGGCGTCGTAGGGCCGTAG